The window gcttcgttgtatttgcacatatcgagcatattgtgtgtatgattgaaatgcttggtatgtgtgggatctgactatctagttgtttatctttagtagcctctcttaccgggaaatgtctcctagtgttaccgctgagccatggtagcttgctactgctctggaacacttaggctggccggcatgtgtccttcttcgttcctgtgtctgttccttcggggaaatgtcacgctgtgagtaccggagtcctgttagcccgctacagcccggtttaccggagtcctgctagcccagtgctacagcccggacccacttgctgatgaccgacacgttcgaagctgggtcatggatgcctgtccctctaggtctgtgccactttgggtttacgactagtcatgtcagcccgggctctttatcatatggatgctagcgacactatcatatacgtgagccaaaaggcgcaaacggtcccgggaaaaggtaagacgacacccgtggggataccgtgcgtgaggccgcaaagtgatatggggtgttaccagctagatcgatgtgacatcgagtcggggtcctgacacgcgcCTTCGGTTCGCTTCAGtatttgtagtcgtcgctaggtggtctacgaatttAGATGTAATTTTTTTTAGTGTTcattgtactgtcatgattgaatatgaatagattgaaagttttctcgaAAAAATAAATGCGGAAGGTGGCGGCTAAGCTACAGCGATGTGTCTACTAGGCAGAGGACTGACAAGAGGTCAAAGTTCTCCAACACAGAGGCGGCTCCAACGGGGAGGCTCGTTGACCATCCGCTATATACCCGGCCCCTGCACCTCTGACCCAGGGACCCAGGCCTACCCGTCACGCTCCACACCTGCGTTCTCGCTCGCTTGCACTAGCAGGcagggaggatggccgggagcagcgTCTCCGGCGGCGGCCGCCCACCGCTGTTCGCGACGGAGAAGCCGAAGCGGGTGCTGGCGTACCGGCTGTACGCGGGCACCATCTTCGCGGGGATCCTCCTCATATGGTTCTACAGAGCCACCCACATCCCGGAGAGGGGCGACAGCAGCCTGGGGTGGCGGGCGGGGCTCGGGCTGCTCGTGGCCGAGCTCTTGTTCGGCCTCTACTGGCTCCTCACCCTCTCCGTGCGCTGGAACCCGGTCCGCCGCACCACCTTCAAGGACCGCCTCTCGGAGAGGTGAGTGCCTGATCTGCGCTGCGCTTTTTTCCTTCTCTCTCGTAGAGCAGAGAGTGTTCGACGAAATGGCTAGTTGGACAAGTAGAACTCCCACGAGAATATCAGTTCAGGGGCTTGCCTGTGGATCACGCCAAGTCCAGCAACTTGCATCTGTGATCCGTGAAGGCTTACTGCTGAAACAATGTGACATCGAGACTCGAGAACAAACCTTGCATTGCATTGTATGACTGCAGCAGTGTTGTTAGCACATCCCCCGTTTTCTGTTGCATTCCAGATATTTTGCACAGCTAGACCAAATTACTAAATTCTTTTTCAGCTGGGCTGAAGCCTGAAGTAGATACCCTTTGTCATGCCTACTCAGAGTTATGGATACAGTTGAAACGTCACACCCATACTAGAATATGGTTCCAGAGTTGTGGATACAATTGAAACATTGCACCCATGCTAGAATATGATTCATTTACATAGATATATTTCAGCTAGGAGTCACGGCTACTACCAAATCAGATGCTGTAATGCTCCATCCAGGACCTCCATGGATATTGTAATGCTGCACATTCATGGCTAGTTACTTGGTTCAGATAGTGTGATATCTGCATAACGTCATATGAACACAACTAGTTCGACTGTATTATCTATGTCTGTGGTGAATGACTTGTTAAAGTACTGGCCACAAACAGATATGATGATGACCAGCTCCCCGGTGTGGACATATTTGTGTGTACAGCGGACCCAGCTCTTGAACCACCCATGCTTGTCATCTCCACGGTTCTGTCTGTTATGGCTTATGACTATCCGCCAGAGAAGCTAAACATCTATTTGTCTGATGATGCTGGTTCCGCTGTAACATTCTATGCTCTTCATGAGGCATCTGAGTTTGCAAAGCACTGGATTCCATTTTGCAAAAATTACAAGGTGGAGCCCAGGTCACCAGCGGCCTACTTTGCCGAAGGAGCTACCCCTCATGATGCTTGTAGCCCTCAAGAATTGCTCCGCATGAAGGTAGATCACAACCTTGTTCTGCATCTATCATGATGCAATTTAGCTTATCTCAAAAGAAATGATGTTCTGATGCAGCCTGATACAATATTTACTGGTGTTAGGGCCTGCTGGCCTTCCATTTTTCCGTGTAAGACTGTGAAACCAACACATTGTTTTCCCCCTCTTTTGTGAATTGCAGGAGTTGTACAAGGATCTGACAGATCGCGTGAACTCGGTAGTACATTCAGGCAAGATTCCCGAGGTTCCAGAATGCAACCACAGAGGCTTCTCTGTATGGAATGAGACGATAACTTCTGGAGATCACCCTTCGATAGTCCAGGTAAAAAATGGTAGTTTGGTCAGAGTCTGACTACTAGATGAAGTGCATGGTAATTGATTTTGAAATTTAAAATAATATGATAACTATGAAAGTGTGAAaaccaactcgtgtagctaatagaAAGCTGGTGAATTGGTTATAAAAGCTAACATATAAGAGTGTTGGTGAATTGAAGTGTTGTGGAAAAAATAAGTATGTTTTTATGTTTAtcaagtactccctcctttccaaaataagtgtctcaactctgGTACAACTTTGTAcaaaagttaatacaaagttgagacatttactttgggacggagggagtagtacctaTGTAGAATAATTCTAGGCAATCTGTCTCACTATTAAAACTATTCTAAAAGGAGCTTCCATGTTCGCTCTGAGAAGCTAGAAATCCCACAGTAGtcagaggaaaaagaaaaagataTACACCGCTTATTTTAGTGGCTCCGTAGTATAGCGGTGCAAATTAATCAGTGTACAATAGAGCAGTTATTACAATTATAAAAGTTTAAGCATCATGTTGGTGTAAAAAATACAATTGTTGTTTAGTTTTTTACTATGCAACCATGCAATTGATAGTGAATTCAGGTAGTTAAAATAAAAGCATAGGTGCTTGTTTGGCTGAATGTAATTCAACCTGATGTAAGACGAGCCTGACATGGTTGATATTCATCCAGTGAAGAATCTACCTTCACAGAAAACTGTAAtagaatactactccctccgtcccataatgtaggacgttttttgacactaatgTAGGACGGAGGGAGGAGAATTTATCTTTCTTGTCTGCATAATTTTGGTGATCCCATCTAATCAAATGGTTCTCCATTGCTAGATTCTAATTGATAGGAACAAACGGAaggcagttgatgtagatggaaatGCATTGCCAAAACTTGTGTATATGGCACGCGAGAAGAGACCTCAGGAACAACATCACTTCAAAGCTGGATCATTAAATGCTTTGGTAGGTGTCCTCTCTTGGTATAGTCAATGATTTTCTAGAATTACCATTTAGAATCAACCTTCATTGTGTTTATATACCTTAATAAGGTCAATTGTGCAGATAAGGGTATCTTCGGTGATAAGCAGCAGCCCAGTCATTCTGAATGTTGATTGTGATATGTACTCCAACAACTCTGAGTCCATTAGAGATGCATTGTGCTTCTTCCTAGATGAAGAGCAAGGTCAAGATATCGGTTTTGTGCAGTACCCTCAGAATTTTGACAATGTGGTGCACAATGACATCTATGGCAATCCCATCAACGTTGTCAATGAGGTCAATCGAAAGATAATATAGCACCTCCTAAAATTTCGACGAAGGACACATCTATGTCCGAAGCTGTAATTAAGACTAATCTGGTTTGTTGTTTCATTGACTTGATGTTCAGTTGGATAACACTTGCTTGGATGGATGGGGTGGAATGTGTTACTATGGCACTGGATGCTTCCATCGCAGGGAGATCCTCTCTGGACAAATATATAGTAAAGATTACAAGGAAGATTGGGCTAGAGGAGTGGGGATAGCAGAAAATGCAGATGAGCTGGAAGAAACGTCCAAGTCACTTGTGACATGCACGTATGAGCATAACACCCCGTGGGGCATTGAggtctctttatccctttctacaAACCTGAATATGAACATTTTCATCGATCCATTTCTCTTTAATTAATATATACAGACAATCCTTCAGCAATGCCTGCAGGATGTTCTTCCTTCTATGTGTGTACAGTTATACAGATCACATATTGACGCGTTTGTGTTTCTGAATTGCAGAAAGGAGTTAGATATGGGTGCCCACTGGAGGATGTCATCACAGGATTGCAAATCCAATGCCGCGGGTGGAGAT is drawn from Triticum dicoccoides isolate Atlit2015 ecotype Zavitan chromosome 6B, WEW_v2.0, whole genome shotgun sequence and contains these coding sequences:
- the LOC119323000 gene encoding cellulose synthase-like protein E2, with the translated sequence MAGSSVSGGGRPPLFATEKPKRVLAYRLYAGTIFAGILLIWFYRATHIPERGDSSLGWRAGLGLLVAELLFGLYWLLTLSVRWNPVRRTTFKDRLSERYDDDQLPGVDIFVCTADPALEPPMLVISTVLSVMAYDYPPEKLNIYLSDDAGSAVTFYALHEASEFAKHWIPFCKNYKVEPRSPAAYFAEGATPHDACSPQELLRMKELYKDLTDRVNSVVHSGKIPEVPECNHRGFSVWNETITSGDHPSIVQILIDRNKRKAVDVDGNALPKLVYMAREKRPQEQHHFKAGSLNALIRVSSVISSSPVILNVDCDMYSNNSESIRDALCFFLDEEQGQDIGFVQYPQNFDNVVHNDIYGNPINVVNELDNTCLDGWGGMCYYGTGCFHRREILSGQIYSKDYKEDWARGVGIAENADELEETSKSLVTCTYEHNTPWGIEKGVRYGCPLEDVITGLQIQCRGWRSVYYNPARKGFLGMAPTSLGQILVQHKRWSEGFLQISLSNYSPFLLGHGKIKLGLQMGYSVCGFWALNSFPTFYYVIIPSLCFLSGVSVFPEITSPWCIPFIYVVAASYSWSLMESLQCGDTAVEWWNAQRMWLMRRTTSYLLAAIDTIGGMLGVSESGFELTVKVDESQALERYKKGKMEFGPISGMFVIITTIALFNLVCLVLGLGRVVLREGAAGLGPLFLQAVLCVAIVVINAPVYEALFIRRDSGSLPYFVTLVSLCFVSSLCLQAI